One region of Wyeomyia smithii strain HCP4-BCI-WySm-NY-G18 chromosome 3, ASM2978416v1, whole genome shotgun sequence genomic DNA includes:
- the LOC129731109 gene encoding uncharacterized protein LOC129731109: MHPIGLTLVVGILYLVVGYGQPDKEELKGDGFSMRLEYYEDEETAPALDQAGEGKIETRKTGLPEVCSRSDPELSKCITNVMNSIRFNLAEGDFGYGPLAPTLDPYRIKLLDIENGQSFKVLLRNTTIGGIGDYQIENLRQDLSQKKFTFRLKLPTLLTKGKYDLNMYIFLLRVYGKGDFNMTLIDTIADMTAQYFLQEQDGKNYVKFRPMDVRLQFGKASFYLDNLFDGDQNLGQIGNSAVNNYPYLLLDQVKTGIETHLRRSVTTMANAIVNGAEENEILLP, translated from the exons ATGCATCCCATAGGACTGACCTTAGTCGTTGGAATTCTGTACCTGGTCGTTGGATATGGCCAACCAGACAAGGAGGAACTGAAAGGAGATGGCTTTTCCATGAGACTAGAATATTACGAGGATGAAGAAACGGCACCCGCCCTGGATCAGGCTGGAGAAGGTAAAATTGAAACCCGCAAAACGGGGCTGCCGGAAGTTTGCTCGCGAAGTGATCCCGAACTGTCCAAGTGCATCACGAATGTCATGAACAGCATTCGGTTCAACCTGGCGGAGGGAGATTTCGGGTACGGACCATTAGCCCCCACACTGGATCCGTACCGGATCAAGCTGCTGGATATTGAAAATGGGCAAAGCTTTAAAGTGCTGCTGCGTAATACGACAATCGGTGGCATCGGAGACTATCAGATCGAAAATCTACG TCAGGACTTGTCACAGAAAAAGTTTACCTTCCGCTTGAAGCTGCCCACGCTGCTCACGAAAGGAAAGTACGACCTAAACATGTATATTTTCCTGCTTCGAGTGTACGGCAAGGGAGATTTCAACATGACACTCA TTGACACGATAGCGGATATGACGGCGCAATATTTCCTACAGGAGCAAGACGGGAAAAACTACGTCAAATTTCGTCCGATGGACGTCAGGCTGCAGTTCGGTAAGGCCAGTTTCTATCTAGACAATTTGTTCGATGGTGACCAGAATCTGGGACAGATCGGAAACAGTGCCGTAAACAATTATCCGTACTTGCTGCTGGACCAAGTTAAGACCGGCATCGAAACACACCTGAGACGATCAGTTACCACAATGGCCAACGCTATTGTGAACGGAGCGGAGGAAAATGAAATTTTGCTACCGTGA
- the LOC129731116 gene encoding uncharacterized protein LOC129731116, whose translation MMKAFLVQFLVVLGFQYGKSSVAPVLSVCSRNDPNLGQCITNVVYRIRKNVADGNYGDGRAAPKLDPMHFPQLAINNGPGFKLVLSDVTIRGASGFNIQQLRDNLPAKRFDIVSTIPVMHISGQYDLNMSILLLKVNGKGKFNLVLNDTIANMRMEYQTVPSGGKNFVRFHPIELKLKFTKARFNFNGLFNGDPALEEFGNKAINENPHLLLDEVRPSFEKNLARVFTEISNSVVQGAEESELLPS comes from the exons ATGATGAAAGCTTTCCTAGTCCAATTTTTAGTGGTTTTAGGTTTTCAGTACGGAAAATCATCTGTCG CACCCGTCCTCAGTGTCTGCTCGCGGAACGATCCGAACCTGGGGCAGTGCATCACGAATGTGGTCTACCGGATCCGAAAGAATGTGGCCGATGGAAATTACGGAGACGGCAGAGCGGCACCGAAGTTGGATCCGATGCACTTCCCGCAGCTGGCCATTAACAACGGGCCGGGATTTAAGCTGGTACTATCGGATGTTACGATTCGCGGTGCTAGTGGGTTTAATATCCAGCAGCTTCG CGATAATCTGCCGGCGAAGAGGTTCGACATTGTGTCCACGATTCCGGTGATGCATATTAGCGGGCAGTACGATTTGAACATGAGTATTCTACTGCTGAAGGTCAACGGGAAAGGCAAATTTAATCTTGTACTGA ACGATACGATCGCCAACATGCGTATGGAATACCAGACGGTGCCGTCCGGGGGCAAGAATTTCGTCCGTTTCCACCCGATCGAACTGAAGCTAAAGTTCACCAAGGCGCGTTTCAACTTTAACGGCCTGTTTAACGGCGACCCGGCCCTGGAGGAGTTCGGCAATAAGGCCATCAACGAAAATCCGCACCTGCTGCTGGACGAGGTCAGACCCTCGTTCGAGAAGAATCTGGCGCGCGTCTTTACCGAAATCTCCAACAGTGTCGTGCAGGGTGCGGAAGAGTCGGAACTGCTTCCGTCATGA
- the LOC129731112 gene encoding protein takeout-like has translation MNRLLLFSTLCVILRIESVYSVLPKILPTTCSRNDPDFERCVKAVVEKIRPNIAVGDYGPGQPKAPSLEPIYVDRPLIIDNAGFRGKLTNVTIKGAGGFVIGRIKLNLEEKSININVKLPNMVASGQYTMDMRLLVLRINGQGDFELKLDDTLCNVRMKYFLRRSPTGEETVQFEPIQVKLKFVKGRFNLQNLFNGDKTLGQVGNNVINDDPLVLLEEVRPAFEESLGRIFTAIANSAVSGATELELLPH, from the exons caAAAATTTTGCCAACGACTTGCTCGCGAAATGATCCCGATTTTGAGCGCTGCGTCAAAGCCGTGGTGGAAAAAATCCGACCTAACATTGCCGTCGGCGACTACGGGCCGGGTCAACCGAAAGCCCCGTCGCTGGAGCCGATCTACGTCGACCGGCCTCTCATCATAGACAATGCCGGCTTTCGTGGCAAGCTTACGAATGTGACGATAAAGGGTGCCGGAGGATTCGTGATTGGCCGTATCAA GCTGAATTTGGAGGAGAAGTCAATCAACATCAACGTAAAACTGCCCAACATGGTGGCCAGCGGACAGTACACTATGGACATGCGATTGCTTGTGCTCAGAATAAACGGCCAGGGAGATTTCGAGCTTAAACTTG ATGATACTTTATGCAACGTGCGGATGAAGTACTTTTTGCGACGATCACCCACCGGGGAAGAGACCGTACAGTTCGAACCGATCCAGGTGAAGCTGAAGTTCGTGAAGGGACGTTTCAATTTGCAGAACCTGTTCAACGGAGACAAAACGCTCGGCCAGGTTGGCAACAACGTCATCAACGACGACCCGCTCGTGCTGCTGGAGGAGGTACGACCCGCTTTCGAGGAAAGCTTGGGTCGGATTTTCACCGCAATCGCCAACAGTGCGGTCAGCGGTGCGACTGAACTGGAGCTTCTGCCGCATTGA
- the LOC129731107 gene encoding uncharacterized protein LOC129731107: MQRTLLYPATRGNFMNDKTSQNSATGSLSLPEPMDSSERSPIKPNAPGRTEEMEHEDDFNLDSESLDGGPSASSLILLSPQGNDERQMDLVPGPQTRPDDEGKPESSAPLVKRLSNAQRRRLTKNLRSGLSYEEARKLALLPTEQPAQSNQVAVKRQRSNDLVSPNTSTKCPQPEKLRNGTGLGSSGSKPLPKATYRDMVGAISLAVTSATHPSSLLTTDQLQAVRTSILDHIADQENPTTKPKFNGCHLKNGFLQLACADNDTVQWLEREVPSLVPWEGAQLRVYHMKDLPKARRYVGYFADSANSPDEKILRSLQNQNDHLSTKMWRVCNRKLVKTLVELVLDIDEESAKLVESRNNELHYGFGKARIRKVSGRPNVTGRKDSVAMTGKVRAGNSSGSTLPPPR; encoded by the coding sequence atgcagcggactcttctttacccagcgactcgtgggaattttatgaacgacaaaacttcacaaaattcggccaccggcagcctttctttgccggaaccaatggactcatcggagcgtagtccaataaaaccaaacgcaccgggcagaacggaggagatggagcatgaggatgatttcaacctcgacagcgaatcgctggacggaggaccctctgcttcatccttaatcctactttctccacaagggaatgacgaaagacaaatggacttagttcccggtccacagacaaggcccgatgacgaagggaaacccgaatcatcggcaccccttgtcaagcgactttcaaatgcgcaaaggcggcgactgaccaaaaatcttcgctccggtctctcgtacgaagaagccaggaagctggccctccttccaacagagcagcctgctcaatcaaaccaagtcgccgtcaagcgacagcggtcgaacgacttggtgtccccaaacaccagtactaagtgtccacagcctgaaaaactgcggaacggcactggtttggggtcatcgggttcgaagccgctcccgaaggccacatatagggacatggtgggagctataagccttgcggttacttctgctacccaccccagctccctactcacaacggaccagcttcaggctgtccggacctccatcctcgatcacattgcggaccaggaaaatccaaccaccaagcccaagtttaacggttgccatctaaaaaatggcttcctgcaacttgcctgtgccgacaacgacacagtgcagtggttggaaagggaggtaccttctctcgtaccatgggagggagcacaacttcgtgtataccacatgaaggatctgccgaaggccagacggtatgtcggttacttcgcggacagtgcgaactctccggacgagaagattcttcgttcactccagaatcagaacgaccatctctctaccaaaatgtggcgagtctgtaaccgcaaattggtaaagaccttggtcgaactagttctggatattgacgaagaatcggccaaactcgttgagagtagaaataatgaactgcactacggtttcggcaaagcacgcatccgaaaggtaagcggaaggccgaacgtcacaggcaggaaagactccgtcgcaatgacagggaaggtacgtgcgggtaactcctccgggagtactctgccaccacccaggtaa